The following proteins come from a genomic window of Alosa alosa isolate M-15738 ecotype Scorff River chromosome 2, AALO_Geno_1.1, whole genome shotgun sequence:
- the ercc6l gene encoding DNA excision repair protein ERCC-6-like: MDDSPEDRRSEVDVLQDISNKFSKSMSIATVDLDTYTRKAKEAFKQGNPTKSLEILKEAYKHYPDEKIKGRIQKLQEFINQMDAQSSDDDDEFIEVNNSGLMLNKRIYDNLYDHQKQGVAFLYGLHRDGKTGGVLADDMGLGKTIQVISFLCGMYDSELLQNCLLVMPTTLITNWVREFQKWVPGMRVREFHGTSKAIRSKNLRKVQVKGGVLITSYQMVMNNWELLSSIDGSEFFWDYVILDEAHKIKTTSTKTAKSVNAVLAKHRVLLTGTPVQNNLREMWALFDFACQGSLLGTYKTFKTQYENPITRAREKDATPGEKVLGFKMSENLMEIISPYFMRRTKAEVMKNDNDDQKSSEVDDQPTPTGDGGLEVPSLPEKNDLIVWTYLSPVQEQIYRMFISLDHIKEVLMATRSPLAELTIIKKLCDHPRLLSDKAASELGLLGGQDHALPDIENSSGASSIDRVSDETLISESGKLGFLIELLERLREEGNRTLVFSRSVKMLNIIQRILKNRGFKIVRIDGTVTDLSEREKRIGRFQNDPSVSVFLLTTQVGGVGLTLTSANRVVIFDPSWNPATDSQAVDRAYRIGQMRNVIVYRLITCGTVEEKIYRRQVFKDSLIRQTTGDNKNPFRYFTKQDLKELFKLEDTRTSTTQLQLEELHSKQQSADPDLMEHIAYLYTKNMFGVSHHDLLFCVQPTEDDVEDNEAHEYIEKRVLTAENLMKVESQIQKDLKDFELQHTEPRSLQQSVRRGRQDSGKQRYEDLDQSPTFQSVKEEVTASEFTDEEPVIVLDEPTEYPDLPVANEVELELDSSQTEEMESLKRNSTMSYDNDVICLDDDETTVSTGQIKNHVVIKQEQNSYTNGIEEDYGAGGRKSLVINKSFEGNSSLAKGDTITSVNDEANMSTDFTENHLVVEDEENVSFAESKRASLAYREQERDIITVNDEAVMFTEYMEEDQLMGEEEDHVVTRRKKAFVINSSDDEGDNDGEDEGSVRADETGNLSSLGKSRLSDMNDKPDGSGGVEYQLLSDEEDDIVTNKKRGFVILSSDEEGDDEEEGERSKADSVSSRGNSRLDETSNGPDTSEPGEDKLKSQEEADISSGENKSVFLTYSSEEEEEEEGESMDRQSSKTASYTSSTPGNSRLTDSNGIISGDDNVNMSALMEDQLIHDNEDSVIITKKKRAFVSYSSEEEEGEEGDSGDVDDDDDERENFHFTSSLMSVSGVGDRSVSSVASRRSLVDNLMEKFEDILMDEDESSEEIADSDQENDMFCTLDQSG; this comes from the exons ATGGATGATTCTCCGGAGGACAGAAGATCTGAAGTAGATGTTCTTCAGGACATTTCAAATAAGTTCTCGAA GTCCATGTCCATTGCCACAGTGGATCTTGACACATACACCAG GAAAGCAAAAGAGGCTTTTAAGCAGGGAAACCCTACAAAATCCCTGGAGATTTTGAAAGAGGCCTACAAACACTACCCAGATGAGAAGATTAAGGGCCGAATACAGAAGCTGCAGGAGTTCATCAATCAGATGGATGCGCAGTCCTCAGATGACGATGATGAGTTCATAGAAGTCAACAACAGTGGCTtgatgctaaacaaaaggattTATGATAATCTATATGATCACCAGAAACAAGGAGTGGCCTTCTTATATGGTCTCCATAGGGATGGAAAGACGGGTGGAGTTCTGGCGGACGACATGGGTTTGGGCAAAACTATCCAGGTGATCTCCTTCCTGTGTGGCATGTATGACTCTGAGCTGCTGCAGAACTGCCTGCTGGTGATGCCAACCACACTCATCACCAACTGGGTGCGGGAGTTCCAGAAATGGGTGCCAGGGATGAGGGTGAGAGAGTTCCATGGAACAAGCAAAGCCATCCGCAGCAAGAATCTGAGAAAGGTCCAAGTCAAAGGTGGCGTTCTCATCACCTCCTATCAGATGGTGATGAACAACTGGGAGCTCTTGAGCTCCATTGATGGGAGCGAGTTTTTCTGGGACTATGTCATCCTTGATGAGGCACACAAGATCAAAACCACATCGACAAAAACGGCCAAAAGCGTGAATGCCGTCCTAGCCAAGCATCGCGTGCTGCTAACTGGAACACCTGTGCAGAACAATCTGCGAGAGATGTGGGCGCTGTTTGACTTCGCCTGCCAGGGGTCACTCCTGGGAACGTATAAAACCTTCAAGACGCAATATGAAAATCCCATTACTCGGGCACGTGAGAAAGATGCCACCCCTGGCGAAAAGGTGCTCGGTTTCAAGATGTCTGAGAACCTCATGGAGATCATCAGCCCTTACTTCATGCGGAGAACCAAAGCAGAGGTAATGAAGAACGACAACGATGATCAAAAATCTTCAGAGGTAGACGACCAGCCGACACCTACGGGCGATGGAGGCTTAGAGGTGCCTTCGCTCCCCGAGAAAAATGACCTGATTGTGTGGACGTACCTGAGTCCAGTTCAAGAGCAAATCTACAGGATGTTTATCTCTCTGGATCACATTAAGGAGGTGCTGATGGCTACACGCAGCCCCCTGGCTGAGCTGACCATAATCAAGAAGCTCTGTGATCATCCAAGGCTTCTCTCAGACAAAGCCGCAAGTGAACTCGGTCTGCTGGGCGGACAAGACCATGCTTTGCCTGACATCGAGAACAGCAGCGGAGCCAGCAGTATCGATCGCGTCTCAGATGAGACCCTGATCTCTGAGTCAGGCAAGCTGGGGTTCCTCATTGAGTTACTAGAGCGCCTCAGGGAAGAAGGGAACCGCACATTAGTGTTCTCCCGGTCTGTTAAGATGCTGAACATCATACAGCGCATTTTGAAAAACAGAGGGTTCAAGATAGTGAGAATAGATGGCACGGTGACCGAtctctctgagagagagaagcgcATTGGACGCTTTCAGAATGACCCGAGCGTCTCAGTCTTCCTCTTGACTACACAAGTGGGTGGCGTCGGACTCACGCTAACAAGCGCCAACCGCGTGGTGATCTTTGACCCCAGTTGGAACCCTGCCACTGATTCCCAGGCTGTGGACCGTGCCTACAGGATTGGACAAATGCGTAATGTCATTGTGTACAGACTCATCACCTGTGGCACCGTGGAAGAGAAGATCTACCGCCGACAG GTCTTCAAAGACTCCTTGATCCGACAGACTACAGGAGACAACAAGAACCCCTTCCGTTACTTCACCAAGCAGGACCTGAAGGAACTCTTCAAACTTGAGGACACTCGCACATCCACCACCCAGCTGCAGCTGGAGGAGCTTCACTCCAAGCAGCAGAGCGCAGACCCCGACCTGATGGAGCACATCGCCTACCTGTACACCAAAAACATGTTCGGCGTCTCCCACCACGACCTCCTGTTCTGTGTACAGCCAACCGAGGATGATGTGGAGGACAACGAGGCTCACGAGTACATTGAGAAGCGAGTGCTGACCGCTGAGAATCTGATGAAGGTCGAGTCTCAGATCCAAAAGGACCTGAAGGACTTTGAGCTGCAGCACACAGAGCCGAGGTCCCTGCAGCAGTCCGTCAGGAGAGGACGTCAGGACTCTGGCAAACAAAGATACGAGGATCTGGATCAGTCCCCCACGTTTCAGTCTGTTAAAGAAGAGGTCACAGCCTCTGAGTTCACAGACGAAGAACCAGTCATTGTTTTGGATGAACCTACTGAATACCCTGACCTCCCTGTTGCAAATGAAGTCGAGCTGGAACTGGATTCCTCACAAACAGAGGAGATGGAGTCACTCAAGAGAAACTCCACAATGAGTTATGACAATGACGTCATATGTTTGGATGATGACGAGACAACTGTGTCCACTGGACAAATAAAAAACCATGTGGTTATCAAGCAGGAACAGAACTCTTATACTAATGGCATTGAGGAAGACTATGGGGCTGGTGGAAGAAAGTCCTTAGTAATAAACAAGTCCTTTGAAGGAAATTCCAGCTTGGCTAAAGGCGATACCATAACGTCTGTGAATGATGAAGCAAATATGTCCACTGATTTCACAGAAAACCACCTGGTTGTTGAGGATGAGGAGAATGTCAGTTTtgcagagagcaagagagcctCTCTTGCATACCGTGAGCAGGAAAGAGACATCATCACAGTCAATGATGAGGCGGTCATGTTTACTGAGTACATGGAGGAAGACCAGCTgatgggtgaggaggaggaccaTGTTGTTACAAGGAGGAAAAAAGCCTTTGTTATCAATTCCAGTGATGATGAGGGCGATAATGATGGAGAAGATGAGGGGTCTGTCAGAGCAGACGAAACAGGAAATCTCTCATCGCTGGGAAAATCCAGGTTgtctgacatgaatgacaagCCTGATGGATCAGGTGGTGTGGAATACCAGCTGTTAAGTGATGAGGAAGATGACATTGTTACAAACAAGAAAAGGGGTTTTGTCATCCTCAGCAGCGACGAGGAGGGAGATGACGAGGAAGAAGGGGAGAGGTCAAAAGCAGACAGTGTCTCTTCGCGAGGAAATTCCCGCTTGGATGAGACGAGTAACGGACCAGACACGTCTGAACCTGGCGAAGACAAGCTGAAAAGCCAGGAGGAAGCTGACATCAGCTCAGGCGAGAACAAAAGTGTCTTTCTGACGTACAgcagcgaggaggaggaggaagaggagggggaaagtATGGACAGGCAATCTTCAAAAACAGCCAGTTACACATCCTCCACCCCGGGAAATTCCAGGCTGACTGACTCTAATGGGATCATCTCTGGGGATGACAACGTCAACATGTCTGCCCTCATGGAGGACCAGCTGATACATGACAATGAAGACAGTGTCATTATTACTAAGAAAAAGAGAGCCTTCGTCTCCTACagcagtgaggaagaggagggggaagagggagatAGTGGGGATgtcgatgatgatgatgacgagaGAGAGAATTTTCATTTCACCAGTAGCCTTATGTCTGTGTCAGGGGTTGGAGATCGCTCAGTCTCATCGGTTGCATCAAGGCGGTCTCTTGTAGATAATCTGATGGAGAAATTTGAGGACATTCTCATGGACGAGGATGAGTCGAGTGAAGAGATAGCTGACAGTGATCAAGAGAATGACATGTTCTGCACCCTAGATCAGTCAGGGTGA